One window of Aliarcobacter lanthieri genomic DNA carries:
- a CDS encoding replication endonuclease, translating to MYGLSQDDFTSIDSKLIKQEKYIKNMFFNFGIENEQKSILDFTYSANLNPNKYFAEMNNRINSIFKYANEKKLKPVFCTITAPSKYHQTDKNRKLILSPNQTAKDLTQTFNKFTNIQVFQKLRKELGESLTYFRVNEPHKSGVPHTHIMLFLPNHYILEVKQKFYEYFTNKVRWGNNVKSLDFRYTFYNVKGAISYLMKYITKTFKNENNSKNKAWYWYIKNNVRRFSCSRTLAPLMVYRKIRYFFKDKYQDDYLEISKLLKEKNILRLFDDTTYNYMFYNKSTGEIEEINIWQKNTDLILRSRIKKDKIISLKYSKKEFKTNLIAFVSDFEKYIYSKKMNKFILMPVIPSLL from the coding sequence ATGTATGGATTATCACAAGATGATTTTACTAGTATAGATAGTAAACTCATAAAACAAGAAAAATATATAAAAAATATGTTTTTTAATTTTGGAATTGAAAATGAACAAAAGTCTATTTTAGATTTTACATATTCAGCAAATTTAAATCCTAATAAATATTTTGCAGAAATGAATAATAGAATAAATAGTATTTTCAAATATGCAAATGAAAAAAAGTTAAAACCAGTTTTTTGTACTATTACTGCACCTAGTAAATATCATCAAACTGATAAAAATAGAAAACTCATATTATCTCCAAATCAAACTGCAAAAGACTTAACTCAAACTTTTAATAAATTTACTAATATACAAGTTTTTCAAAAACTAAGAAAAGAGTTAGGAGAAAGTCTAACTTATTTTAGAGTAAATGAGCCACATAAGAGTGGAGTTCCACATACTCATATAATGCTATTTTTACCTAATCACTATATTTTAGAAGTAAAACAAAAATTTTATGAATATTTTACAAATAAAGTAAGATGGGGTAATAATGTAAAAAGCTTAGATTTTAGATATACATTTTACAATGTTAAAGGGGCTATATCCTATTTAATGAAATATATAACTAAAACTTTTAAGAATGAGAATAACTCAAAGAATAAAGCTTGGTATTGGTATATAAAAAATAATGTAAGGCGATTTTCTTGTTCAAGAACTTTAGCCCCTTTAATGGTTTATAGAAAAATTAGATATTTTTTTAAAGATAAATATCAAGATGACTATTTAGAAATTTCAAAACTATTAAAAGAAAAGAATATTCTTAGGTTATTTGATGATACAACTTATAATTATATGTTTTATAATAAATCAACTGGTGAAATAGAAGAAATAAATATATGGCAGAAAAATACAGATTTAATATTAAGGAGTAGAATAAAAAAAGATAAAATAATATCTTTAAAATATTCTAAAAAAGAATTTAAAACAAATTTAATAGCATTTGTATCAGATTTTGAAAAATATATTTATTCAAAAAAAATGAATAAATTCATTTTAATGCCAGTTATTCCATCTTTACTTTAA
- a CDS encoding site-specific integrase gives MKDTKENRKLLENHYKNDEFYEKFNVKNKGKTIIEFCEEVLIEKEKRLQPTTINTYYGLFSSRIIPFFDKKYPHEISPFMLKEWYKTFKDRSTLNTCVAGILKPAFENAIIDGYIKTSPFIVSFPTLKSDYEIKPFNLQEIKLILDNADGWFKNFLGIAFFTGARTGEILALEWKDINFEENTISITKTRTMGLTKTPKTRSSYRTIDMLIQCETFLKEQRKITGLSESLFVLKGYKNKKLYNSSSLILYWKKILEKCKLEYRSIYQTRHSFASNMLSNKEDIFWVSQMLGHKSINITSEKYSKYIKSNRDKKTTFLDNEYLYFVQN, from the coding sequence TTGAAAGATACAAAAGAAAATCGTAAACTACTAGAAAACCATTATAAAAATGATGAGTTCTATGAAAAATTTAATGTTAAAAATAAAGGTAAGACTATAATTGAATTTTGTGAAGAAGTCTTGATTGAGAAAGAAAAAAGACTTCAACCAACGACAATAAATACCTACTATGGTTTATTTTCAAGTAGGATTATACCTTTTTTTGATAAAAAATATCCACATGAGATAAGCCCTTTTATGTTAAAAGAATGGTATAAAACTTTTAAAGATAGAAGTACATTAAATACTTGTGTAGCTGGAATTTTAAAACCAGCTTTTGAAAATGCCATTATAGATGGATATATAAAAACAAGCCCTTTTATAGTTAGCTTCCCTACTTTAAAAAGTGATTATGAAATAAAACCTTTTAATTTACAAGAAATAAAACTAATTTTAGATAATGCTGATGGTTGGTTTAAAAACTTTTTAGGTATTGCATTTTTTACTGGTGCAAGAACTGGTGAAATTCTAGCTTTAGAGTGGAAAGATATAAATTTTGAAGAGAATACTATATCTATAACGAAAACTAGAACTATGGGATTAACGAAAACTCCTAAAACTAGGAGTAGTTACAGAACAATAGATATGCTTATACAATGCGAAACTTTTTTAAAAGAACAAAGAAAGATAACTGGACTAAGTGAAAGTTTGTTTGTTTTAAAAGGTTATAAAAACAAAAAGTTATATAATAGTTCCTCACTTATATTATATTGGAAAAAAATATTAGAAAAATGTAAGTTAGAATATAGAAGCATTTATCAAACCAGGCATAGTTTTGCTAGTAATATGCTATCTAACAAAGAAGATATATTTTGGGTTTCTCAGATGCTAGGTCATAAAAGTATAAATATAACAAGTGAAAAATATTCTAAATATATAAAAAGTAATAGAGATAAAAAAACTACTTTTTTAGACAATGAATATTTATATTTTGTACAAAATTGA
- the ccsA gene encoding cytochrome c biogenesis protein CcsA — translation MNLKNILFSFKTTLLLLAILGMGAGVATFIENDYGTSSARVLVYNNLWYEIIMVLTTINLIGIIYRFKMWKNLPRFLFHFSFVVILVGAIITRYVGYEGVMQIPEGDTTNQMISLDPYLQVTVKDGERVIAYEEYQKEFTSLLPEINNFSHTISFDNNKLILDYKNFQFEKKEQASMGLLSLEVSLNDKKEFIRVPGQRGQIGIPRELQFDKYTVILEYGSKFIELPFSIRLNEFQLDRYPGSMAPSSYASEVTVIKDEKTYDYRIFMNRTLSEGNFLFFQSSYFPDESGTVLSVNNDPGKWPTYFGYFLLTLGLVLNFFDKKSRFRKLIKYVGDKNIAIFVLALCISLGSPLQAVEPTEQGDVDRINITVDYLNKLKDESNLTADKFGHLIVQSSGGRMKPLATLNREIVQKLSGSASFLGMNSDQIILGMLSRPDVWKDVKIIKIQTPKLKKFLGIDEKEQYMSFSEAFDEKGEYILTSESEKAFQTKPIERGTYEKDIIKVEEKLNIIYSVFNGALLNIFPRVYDEHSPDDNFKWYSPIEAMQEFTGQNQAAINSVIRGLMNSLVESDWESANNYIDMIALYQDKVGDNIKPSKSKVNAEIIFNKLDIFFKLTGAYMLLGLVMVVLAFIIIFKPEFKAQKTTKIIFIILSILFAIQTFGMGYRWYLSGHAPWSDIYETLVYISWSAIFAGVIFFRKSLLALGAAVIIAGIFMFTAHLTDVDPQITNLVPVLKSYWLTIHVSILTASYGFFGLSAILGFLTLIMFMFRKNKPHLDDIIKHISAINEISLIIGLACITIGNFLGGVWANESWGRYWGWDPKETWAYVSIVVYAIVIHLRFVKSLNTPYVLATASLLAFSSIMMTYLGVNFYLSGMHSYATGDPVPIPTWAYVTVTTAFIAILLAYRNRDLRNIE, via the coding sequence TTGAATTTAAAAAATATTTTGTTCTCTTTTAAAACCACCCTGCTATTACTGGCTATTTTGGGTATGGGAGCTGGAGTTGCTACATTCATAGAAAATGATTATGGTACATCATCAGCTAGAGTTTTAGTATATAATAATCTTTGGTATGAAATTATTATGGTTTTAACTACTATAAATCTAATAGGAATAATCTATAGATTTAAAATGTGGAAGAATCTTCCTAGGTTTCTATTTCACTTCTCATTTGTAGTTATCTTAGTAGGTGCAATAATTACTAGGTATGTTGGATATGAAGGTGTTATGCAAATACCAGAAGGTGATACAACAAATCAAATGATTTCACTAGATCCTTATTTACAAGTAACAGTAAAAGATGGTGAGAGAGTAATTGCTTATGAAGAATATCAAAAAGAATTCACTTCATTACTTCCTGAAATAAATAACTTCTCTCACACAATATCTTTTGATAATAACAAATTAATTTTAGATTATAAAAACTTCCAATTTGAAAAAAAAGAACAAGCTAGTATGGGATTACTTAGCCTTGAAGTTAGTTTAAATGATAAAAAAGAGTTTATTCGTGTTCCAGGGCAAAGAGGACAAATAGGGATACCAAGAGAACTACAATTTGATAAATATACAGTTATCTTAGAATATGGTTCAAAATTTATTGAATTACCATTTTCAATAAGATTAAATGAATTTCAATTAGATAGATATCCTGGAAGTATGGCTCCATCATCTTATGCTAGTGAAGTTACAGTTATAAAAGATGAAAAAACTTATGACTATAGAATCTTTATGAATAGAACTTTAAGTGAAGGGAATTTTTTATTTTTCCAAAGTTCATATTTTCCAGATGAGTCAGGAACAGTACTATCTGTAAATAATGACCCAGGTAAATGGCCAACATATTTTGGATATTTTTTACTTACTTTAGGATTAGTTTTAAACTTCTTTGATAAAAAATCAAGATTTAGGAAACTTATAAAATATGTAGGTGATAAAAACATAGCTATATTTGTTTTAGCACTCTGTATTAGCTTAGGTTCACCTCTACAAGCAGTTGAACCAACAGAACAAGGAGATGTAGATAGAATCAATATAACAGTTGATTATCTAAATAAATTAAAAGATGAATCTAATTTAACAGCAGATAAATTCGGACATTTAATTGTACAAAGTAGTGGTGGAAGAATGAAACCATTAGCAACTTTAAATCGAGAGATTGTTCAAAAGCTAAGTGGAAGTGCATCATTTTTAGGTATGAATTCAGATCAAATAATATTAGGAATGCTTTCTCGTCCTGATGTTTGGAAAGATGTAAAAATTATAAAAATCCAAACTCCAAAATTAAAAAAATTCTTAGGAATTGATGAAAAAGAGCAATATATGTCTTTTTCAGAAGCTTTTGATGAAAAAGGTGAATATATTTTAACTAGTGAATCTGAAAAAGCATTCCAAACAAAACCAATTGAACGTGGAACTTATGAAAAGGATATCATAAAAGTTGAAGAAAAATTAAATATTATTTATTCTGTTTTTAATGGTGCTTTATTAAATATTTTTCCAAGAGTTTATGATGAACATAGCCCTGATGATAACTTTAAATGGTATTCTCCAATAGAAGCTATGCAAGAATTTACTGGACAAAATCAAGCAGCTATAAACTCTGTAATTAGAGGATTAATGAACTCTTTAGTTGAAAGTGATTGGGAAAGTGCGAATAACTATATAGATATGATAGCTTTATATCAAGATAAAGTTGGAGATAATATAAAACCTTCAAAATCAAAAGTTAATGCAGAAATCATATTCAATAAATTAGATATATTCTTTAAATTAACTGGTGCATATATGCTTTTAGGTCTTGTGATGGTTGTCTTAGCATTTATAATTATATTCAAACCAGAATTCAAAGCTCAGAAAACAACAAAAATTATATTTATTATATTATCAATTTTATTTGCTATACAAACTTTTGGTATGGGATATAGATGGTACTTATCAGGACATGCTCCATGGAGTGATATATATGAAACTTTAGTTTATATCTCTTGGTCAGCTATTTTTGCTGGAGTAATATTTTTTAGAAAATCTTTATTGGCTTTAGGTGCAGCAGTTATAATTGCAGGAATTTTTATGTTTACTGCTCACTTAACAGATGTTGATCCACAAATTACAAATTTAGTTCCAGTTTTAAAATCATATTGGTTAACTATCCACGTATCTATTTTAACTGCTTCTTATGGTTTCTTTGGACTTAGTGCAATATTAGGGTTTTTAACTTTAATTATGTTTATGTTCAGAAAAAACAAACCTCATTTAGATGATATTATCAAACATATTAGTGCAATAAATGAAATATCTTTAATTATTGGTTTAGCTTGTATTACAATAGGAAACTTTCTTGGTGGAGTTTGGGCAAATGAATCATGGGGAAGATATTGGGGATGGGATCCAAAAGAGACTTGGGCTTATGTTTCAATAGTTGTTTATGCAATAGTTATTCACTTAAGATTTGTAAAATCTTTAAATACTCCTTATGTTTTAGCAACTGCTTCTCTTTTAGCATTTAGTTCAATTATGATGACTTATTTAGGAGTAAATTTCTATTTATCTGGAATGCACTCTTATGCAACAGGTGATCCTGTTCCTATTCCTACATGGGCGTATGTAACAGTTACAACAGCCTTTATTGCTATATTATTAGCTTATAGAAATAGAGATTTAAGAAATATTGAATAA
- a CDS encoding M20/M25/M40 family metallo-hydrolase, which translates to MSKVIDIFKEITAIPRCSGTHEPFINYMNKIATKLGYLCLIDENKNILCKKENSKAKIVFQSHYDIVCLKDNCVPQIVEEDEILKALDSTLGADNGIGCSYMIALMYEDFDGEFLFTSDEEIGLIGANGLNLPIKAQYMLNLDSEDEGEIFIGCAGGVDIIAKNSNKKIVPNIENLELYEISLFNLQGGHSGVDINKNIPNAIKLLVQSIKECDGKLLDINGGERINSIPANVKAIIASKNIPQKTHENMNIIKIDTKSEHLNIYDDSIVDFIYNFSNGVRELNSELNVVQDSINLAIINTSIDDITIELSARSMNNENLEKLKNDTKKELEKIGFSVETFGKYPAWKPDINEFTEKVLDIYKTFTPNASLKAIHAGLECAIFKDKLPNLKIASIGPTIKFPHSKKEFVYKQSIENVYEIVKKIAFNL; encoded by the coding sequence ATGTCAAAAGTAATAGATATATTTAAAGAAATCACAGCTATTCCTAGATGTTCAGGAACACATGAACCATTTATAAATTATATGAATAAAATAGCTACAAAACTTGGATATTTATGTCTAATTGATGAAAATAAAAATATTCTATGTAAAAAAGAGAATTCAAAAGCAAAAATAGTTTTTCAATCTCACTATGATATCGTTTGTTTAAAAGATAATTGTGTACCACAAATAGTTGAAGAAGATGAAATATTAAAAGCACTAGATTCTACTTTAGGTGCAGATAATGGTATTGGTTGTTCATATATGATAGCTTTAATGTATGAAGATTTTGATGGAGAATTTTTATTTACAAGTGATGAAGAAATAGGACTTATTGGAGCAAATGGTTTAAATTTACCTATAAAGGCACAATATATGCTAAATCTTGATAGTGAAGATGAAGGTGAAATTTTTATTGGTTGTGCTGGTGGAGTTGATATTATTGCCAAAAATTCAAATAAAAAAATAGTTCCAAATATTGAAAATCTAGAACTTTATGAAATAAGCCTTTTTAATCTTCAAGGTGGACACAGTGGAGTTGATATTAATAAAAATATACCAAATGCTATCAAACTTCTTGTTCAAAGTATCAAAGAATGTGATGGAAAACTTCTTGATATAAATGGTGGAGAGCGTATAAATTCTATCCCTGCAAATGTAAAAGCAATAATTGCTTCAAAAAATATACCACAAAAAACTCATGAAAATATGAATATTATTAAAATAGATACAAAAAGTGAACATTTAAATATTTATGATGATAGTATTGTAGATTTTATTTATAATTTTTCAAATGGAGTAAGAGAATTAAATAGTGAATTAAATGTAGTTCAAGACTCTATAAATTTAGCAATTATAAATACTTCAATAGATGATATTACAATCGAATTGAGTGCTAGATCAATGAATAATGAAAATTTAGAAAAACTAAAAAATGATACTAAAAAAGAGCTTGAAAAAATTGGATTTAGTGTAGAAACTTTTGGAAAATATCCAGCTTGGAAACCAGATATAAACGAATTTACAGAAAAAGTTTTAGATATTTACAAAACATTTACTCCAAATGCATCATTAAAAGCTATTCATGCTGGTTTAGAATGTGCTATTTTCAAGGATAAACTACCAAATCTTAAAATTGCATCTATTGGTCCAACTATAAAATTTCCTCATTCAAAAAAAGAGTTTGTATATAAACAATCTATTGAAAATGTATATGAAATAGTTAAGAAAATAGCTTTTAATTTATAA
- a CDS encoding cache domain-containing protein, whose protein sequence is MKLKSKIFVPVAILIAVSYTYIILGYFNLSNNYETRYTNIKEKEIGIASREAHIIDEFLKFRKNLIFSMSSKVMIFDKNEELEKIRTISNLSKDTGGFSSVYIGYEEDGLMTRWSGKDSSPKIDNYDSRTRPWYKDAKETLQTGFTKPYLDSSTKKLAISIYSPIINNIDKSFIGVVSSDLLLEDIVNTVLNIDLGAEGFAYLVDKDGNYLVHKNEELIGKESTIFKELKSSNQNFAEVYSNDRKVLASIASIPTSSWSLVLQIDKTKAFYPIYEDLIKFFLISLVFLIITIIGFIYFIIIHYHLFQNFKKEL, encoded by the coding sequence ATGAAATTAAAAAGTAAGATATTTGTACCAGTTGCAATACTAATTGCAGTTTCGTACACGTACATTATATTAGGATATTTTAATCTATCAAATAATTATGAAACAAGATATACAAATATTAAAGAAAAAGAGATAGGAATAGCTTCAAGAGAAGCACATATTATAGATGAGTTTTTAAAATTTAGGAAAAATCTAATTTTTTCTATGTCAAGTAAAGTTATGATTTTTGATAAAAATGAAGAACTTGAAAAAATTAGAACTATCTCAAATTTATCAAAAGATACAGGAGGCTTTAGTTCTGTTTATATTGGTTATGAAGAAGATGGTTTAATGACAAGATGGAGTGGTAAAGATAGTTCTCCAAAAATAGATAACTATGACTCAAGAACAAGACCTTGGTATAAAGATGCAAAGGAAACTTTACAAACAGGTTTTACAAAACCTTACTTAGATAGTTCTACAAAAAAATTAGCTATTTCAATATATTCTCCTATTATAAATAATATAGATAAAAGTTTCATTGGTGTTGTAAGTTCAGATTTACTTCTAGAAGATATTGTAAATACTGTTTTAAATATAGATTTAGGAGCTGAAGGCTTTGCTTATTTAGTTGATAAAGATGGAAATTATTTAGTTCATAAAAATGAAGAATTAATAGGTAAAGAAAGTACTATCTTTAAAGAATTAAAATCATCTAATCAAAATTTTGCTGAAGTATATTCAAATGATAGAAAAGTCTTAGCTTCAATAGCTTCAATACCTACAAGTTCTTGGTCTTTAGTTCTACAAATTGATAAAACAAAAGCTTTCTATCCAATTTATGAAGATTTAATTAAATTCTTTTTAATTTCTTTAGTATTTTTAATTATAACAATTATTGGATTTATATATTTTATTATCATACATTATCACCTCTTCCAAAACTTCAAGAAGGAGTTATAA
- a CDS encoding methyl-accepting chemotaxis protein, protein MSQNAQNLRDSVKKGESLATKTNQSMDEINSQVSSITEAIEVIDQIAFQTNILSLNAAVEAATAGEVGKGFAVVAQEVRNLASRSAEAAKQIKELVETATNKANSGKDIANNMIEDYKILNDNITKTLDLLEDVATSSKEQQLGIEQITNAINNLDIQTQKNAQTAADTHNIARETLNISSTVLTNIENKFFEEQSNKIN, encoded by the coding sequence ATGTCACAAAATGCACAAAATTTAAGAGACTCAGTAAAAAAAGGTGAATCTTTAGCTACTAAAACTAATCAATCAATGGACGAAATAAATTCTCAAGTTAGTTCTATTACAGAAGCAATAGAAGTAATTGATCAAATTGCATTTCAAACAAATATTTTAAGCTTAAATGCTGCTGTTGAAGCAGCAACAGCTGGAGAAGTTGGTAAAGGATTTGCAGTAGTTGCGCAAGAAGTAAGAAATCTAGCTAGTAGAAGTGCAGAAGCTGCAAAACAAATAAAAGAATTAGTTGAAACAGCAACAAATAAAGCAAATAGTGGTAAAGATATAGCTAATAATATGATTGAAGATTATAAAATTTTAAATGATAATATAACAAAAACTTTAGATTTATTAGAGGATGTTGCAACATCTTCTAAAGAACAACAATTGGGAATTGAACAAATAACTAATGCTATAAATAATTTAGATATTCAAACACAAAAAAATGCTCAAACTGCTGCAGATACACATAATATTGCAAGAGAAACTCTAAATATTTCAAGTACAGTTTTAACAAATATAGAAAATAAGTTTTTTGAAGAGCAATCTAATAAGATAAATTAA
- the guaB gene encoding IMP dehydrogenase has protein sequence MRIRKRALTFEDVLLVPAKSEILPKEVCTKTKLTKEIELNVPFVSAAMDTVTEYQAAIAMARLGGIGIIHKNMDIESQVLQCQKVKKSESGMIIDPITIRPAQTLQDAEDIMATYKISGVPVVDENGILVGILTNRDMRFTKDYRFKANEKMTKMPLVTAKEGTTLDEAAEIMHQNKIEKLPIVNDNNKLIGLITIKDINKKREYPNACKDEFGRLRVGAAIGVNQLDRARALVAVGVDVLVLDSAHGHSKGILDTVKAIKAEMNVQLIAGNVATAEATRDLIAAGADAVKVGIGPGSICTTRIVAGVGVPQMSAIDECAIEGAKTGTPIIADGGIKYSGDVAKALAVGASCVMMGSALAGTDESPGEVVLFQGRKFKTYRGMGSIGAMTKGSTDRYFQEGTAADKLVPEGIEGRVAYRGSISDIIHQFVGGLRSSMGYLGSKDIKTFQENAEFVEITSAGLRESHVHDVTITNEAPNYHV, from the coding sequence ATGAGAATAAGAAAAAGAGCTTTAACTTTTGAGGATGTGTTGTTAGTTCCTGCTAAATCTGAGATTTTACCAAAAGAGGTTTGTACAAAAACAAAGCTTACAAAAGAAATAGAGTTAAATGTTCCTTTTGTAAGTGCTGCTATGGATACAGTAACAGAGTATCAAGCTGCTATTGCCATGGCAAGACTTGGTGGAATAGGAATAATTCATAAAAATATGGATATTGAATCACAAGTTTTACAATGCCAAAAAGTAAAAAAATCTGAATCAGGTATGATAATAGACCCAATTACGATAAGACCAGCTCAAACACTACAAGATGCAGAAGATATTATGGCAACATATAAAATCTCTGGTGTTCCTGTTGTTGATGAAAATGGAATCTTAGTTGGAATTTTAACAAATAGAGATATGAGATTTACAAAAGATTATAGATTTAAAGCAAATGAAAAAATGACTAAAATGCCTTTAGTTACAGCTAAAGAAGGTACAACTTTAGATGAAGCTGCTGAGATTATGCATCAAAATAAGATAGAAAAACTTCCAATAGTTAATGATAATAACAAACTAATTGGATTAATCACAATAAAAGATATAAATAAAAAAAGAGAATATCCAAATGCTTGTAAAGATGAATTTGGAAGATTAAGAGTTGGTGCTGCTATTGGTGTAAATCAGCTTGATAGAGCAAGAGCATTAGTTGCAGTTGGGGTTGATGTATTAGTTCTTGATTCTGCACATGGACATTCAAAAGGTATATTAGATACTGTTAAAGCTATAAAAGCAGAAATGAATGTACAACTTATAGCTGGAAATGTAGCAACAGCTGAAGCAACAAGAGATTTGATTGCTGCTGGAGCTGATGCTGTTAAAGTTGGAATAGGTCCTGGAAGTATTTGTACAACAAGAATTGTTGCTGGTGTTGGAGTTCCTCAAATGAGTGCTATTGATGAATGTGCTATTGAAGGTGCTAAAACTGGTACGCCAATTATTGCTGATGGTGGTATAAAATATTCTGGAGATGTAGCAAAAGCTTTAGCTGTTGGAGCTAGTTGTGTTATGATGGGAAGTGCATTAGCTGGAACAGATGAGAGTCCAGGTGAAGTTGTACTTTTTCAAGGAAGAAAATTTAAAACTTATAGAGGAATGGGAAGTATTGGAGCTATGACAAAAGGAAGTACTGATAGATATTTCCAAGAAGGAACAGCTGCTGATAAACTTGTACCTGAAGGAATAGAAGGAAGAGTTGCTTATAGAGGAAGTATTTCTGATATTATTCATCAATTTGTTGGTGGATTAAGAAGCTCTATGGGCTATTTAGGAAGTAAAGATATTAAAACTTTCCAAGAAAATGCTGAATTTGTAGAAATAACTAGTGCTGGATTAAGAGAATCTCATGTTCATGATGTAACAATTACAAATGAGGCTCCAAACTATCACGTATAA
- the gatA gene encoding Asp-tRNA(Asn)/Glu-tRNA(Gln) amidotransferase subunit GatA, which translates to MTLKEALSLQSDEIEKIRDDLASKIKNSNIGAYVEQLENKDINKSGSGIPIAIKNNINVKDWELTCSSNILRSYIAPYNATVIEKLQNAGLSPFGFTNMDEFAMGSSTESSCHGKTLNPVDSSRIPGGSSGGSAAAVAGGLAIAALGTDTGGSIRQPAAYCGCVGMKPTYGRVSRYGIVAYSSSLDQCGPITQNVEDAAILYDIIAGYDEKDSTSANIEYEKVTPKLDANRKFTIAVIDNFVDQASDDIKDAFTKTVKILEEQGHKIIHTNMIDTNKIISTYYIIASAEASANLARFDGVRFGTRKGDGGLKDMYVETKSQGFGYEVQKRIMVGSFVLSSGYYDAYYIKAQKVRSLIKAEFDKIFENADLILSPVAPTTAPKFGAYSSALDMYLTDLYTIAVNLAGLPAISLPVAKDKENLPIGLQLIANSFEEQTLFDGALSMEKAVNYTK; encoded by the coding sequence ATTAGAAAATAAAGATATTAATAAAAGTGGTTCAGGTATTCCAATAGCAATTAAAAATAATATAAATGTTAAAGATTGGGAACTTACGTGTTCAAGTAATATTTTAAGAAGTTATATTGCCCCATATAATGCTACAGTTATTGAAAAATTACAAAATGCTGGATTAAGCCCTTTTGGATTTACAAATATGGATGAATTTGCAATGGGAAGTTCAACTGAATCTTCTTGTCATGGGAAGACTTTAAATCCAGTTGATAGTTCAAGAATTCCTGGTGGAAGTAGTGGTGGAAGTGCTGCAGCTGTTGCTGGTGGATTAGCAATAGCTGCTTTAGGTACTGATACTGGTGGAAGTATTAGACAACCAGCTGCATATTGTGGTTGTGTTGGAATGAAACCAACTTATGGAAGAGTTTCAAGATATGGAATAGTTGCATATTCTTCTTCTCTTGATCAGTGTGGTCCAATAACACAAAATGTTGAAGATGCAGCAATTTTATACGATATTATTGCTGGATATGATGAAAAAGATTCTACAAGTGCAAATATAGAATATGAAAAAGTTACTCCAAAATTAGATGCAAATAGAAAATTTACAATAGCTGTTATTGATAATTTTGTTGATCAAGCAAGTGATGATATAAAAGACGCTTTTACTAAAACAGTTAAAATTTTAGAAGAACAAGGGCATAAAATTATTCACACAAATATGATAGATACAAATAAAATTATTTCAACATATTATATTATTGCAAGTGCAGAAGCTAGTGCAAATTTGGCTAGATTTGATGGAGTTAGATTTGGTACTAGAAAAGGTGATGGTGGATTAAAAGATATGTACGTAGAAACAAAATCTCAAGGTTTTGGATATGAAGTACAAAAAAGAATTATGGTTGGATCATTTGTATTAAGTTCAGGATATTATGATGCTTATTATATAAAAGCACAAAAAGTTAGAAGTCTTATAAAAGCTGAATTTGATAAAATATTTGAAAATGCAGATTTAATTCTTTCACCAGTTGCTCCAACAACTGCTCCTAAATTTGGAGCTTATAGTTCAGCTTTAGATATGTATTTAACAGATTTATATACAATAGCTGTAAATCTAGCTGGATTACCAGCTATTAGCTTACCTGTTGCAAAAGATAAAGAAAATTTACCAATTGGATTACAATTAATAGCTAATAGTTTTGAAGAACAAACTTTATTTGATGGTGCTTTATCTATGGAAAAAGCTGTAAATTATACTAAATAA